The following coding sequences lie in one Candidatus Planktophila sulfonica genomic window:
- a CDS encoding phosphatidate cytidylyltransferase has product MSDLHSINEAINKRAGRKLLPSIGVSLFLISLVWFSLASYRVIFAGLVTIAVILGIRELHHALTTTKIDIPQWSLTTAAVALSAAAWFGGVSGLSVATAIAFPCLLVLLLPRGTEGFVGTASASALALIYLPFLAGFLILLARPSNGLARVMTLVVLVGCNDTFAYLTGVLFGKHPLAPKISPKKTIEGLVGSLVFTVIGGSLAFHFIMDSDWWLGAIAGLVTVFTATAGDLIESALKRDMAIKDMGNLLPGHGGIMDRLDSVLFAAPALWLALEIVRRAQDSGLL; this is encoded by the coding sequence GTGTCAGACCTACATTCGATCAACGAGGCGATTAATAAGCGCGCAGGTCGCAAGCTTCTGCCTTCAATTGGCGTCAGTCTCTTTCTGATTTCGTTGGTCTGGTTCTCGTTGGCAAGCTACAGAGTTATCTTTGCTGGCCTTGTAACAATTGCTGTCATTCTAGGAATCCGCGAACTCCATCACGCGCTGACAACAACAAAGATCGATATCCCGCAGTGGTCCTTAACCACAGCAGCTGTGGCACTTTCTGCTGCTGCATGGTTCGGGGGAGTCTCTGGGCTTTCTGTTGCAACAGCAATCGCTTTCCCTTGTTTACTTGTCCTTCTTCTTCCTCGCGGAACCGAAGGTTTCGTTGGAACCGCATCCGCTTCTGCCCTTGCTCTTATCTATCTTCCATTTCTTGCAGGCTTCCTGATTCTTCTTGCCCGTCCATCTAATGGCTTGGCTCGGGTCATGACACTTGTTGTTCTCGTTGGATGCAATGACACGTTTGCGTATTTGACCGGAGTTCTCTTCGGTAAGCACCCGCTTGCTCCAAAGATCAGCCCAAAGAAAACTATCGAAGGCTTAGTCGGCTCACTTGTTTTCACCGTCATCGGTGGATCCCTTGCCTTCCACTTCATCATGGATTCTGATTGGTGGTTGGGTGCGATTGCAGGACTCGTCACTGTCTTTACTGCGACCGCAGGCGATCTCATCGAATCTGCGCTCAAACGCGATATGGCAATTAAAGATATGGGCAACTTACTTCCTGGCCACGGCGGCATCATGGATCGCCTTGATTCAGTTCTCTTCGCAGCTCCAGCCCTGTGGCTCGCTCTCGAAATCGTGCGTCGCGCACAGGATTCAGGTTTGTTATGA
- the frr gene encoding ribosome recycling factor produces the protein MADVTSTLADATDKMNKAVEVAKDDFGAIRTGRAHPAMFNKIMVDYYGSWTALSQLASIQVPESRMAIVSPFDKGAMTSIEKAIRESDLGVNPATDGAVIRVNFPQLTEERRKDYIKVAKTKAEDSKISMRNIRRTAKELMEKLEKDGEIGKDDLSRGEKELEKITADHVAKIDELLKHKEAELLEV, from the coding sequence ATGGCAGATGTAACAAGCACACTCGCAGATGCGACCGACAAGATGAATAAGGCTGTCGAAGTTGCTAAAGATGATTTCGGTGCCATCCGCACAGGTCGTGCTCACCCAGCGATGTTTAACAAGATCATGGTCGATTACTACGGCTCATGGACCGCGCTTTCACAGCTTGCATCAATTCAGGTTCCTGAATCTCGCATGGCAATTGTTTCTCCTTTCGACAAGGGCGCAATGACATCCATCGAAAAGGCAATACGCGAATCAGATTTGGGCGTAAACCCAGCAACTGATGGCGCAGTTATACGCGTTAATTTCCCACAGCTCACAGAAGAGCGCCGTAAGGATTACATCAAGGTTGCAAAGACCAAGGCAGAAGATTCCAAGATCTCAATGCGCAATATCCGTCGTACCGCTAAGGAATTGATGGAGAAGCTCGAGAAAGATGGCGAGATCGGAAAAGATGATCTCAGTCGCGGTGAAAAAGAACTCGAGAAAATCACCGCAGATCACGTTGCAAAGATTGATGAACTCTTAAAGCACAAGGAGGCCGAACTTCTCGAGGTCTAA
- the pyrH gene encoding UMP kinase yields the protein MPGTRGTYQRVLLKLSGEVFGGNKGIGVDPDVLADVAKQIADVVRAGTQVAIVVGGGNFFRGAELSERGMERSRADYMGMLGTVMNCLALQDFLEKEGVDTRVQTAITMGQVAEPYVPRRAIRHLEKGRVVIFGAGAGMPFFTTDTVAAQRALEIGAGALLLAKSGVDGVYNADPRKDPNATKFDTISYNEVLQKSLAVADAAAFSLCRENHLPIVVFDLMTNGNIGRAVRGEKIGTLVS from the coding sequence ATGCCAGGTACAAGAGGAACGTATCAGCGGGTGCTCCTTAAGCTTTCCGGAGAAGTTTTCGGTGGCAATAAAGGCATCGGTGTTGATCCCGATGTTTTAGCAGATGTAGCAAAACAGATCGCCGATGTTGTTCGCGCCGGCACTCAAGTAGCAATCGTTGTTGGCGGCGGCAACTTCTTCCGCGGCGCCGAACTCTCAGAGCGCGGCATGGAACGTTCACGCGCTGACTACATGGGAATGCTCGGAACAGTGATGAACTGTTTAGCTCTCCAAGATTTTCTTGAAAAAGAAGGCGTCGATACTCGCGTCCAAACTGCAATCACCATGGGCCAAGTTGCCGAGCCATATGTCCCACGCCGTGCCATCCGCCACCTCGAAAAGGGTCGAGTAGTTATTTTTGGTGCAGGCGCAGGAATGCCATTCTTCACAACAGATACCGTTGCAGCTCAGAGAGCACTCGAAATCGGAGCAGGCGCATTGTTACTCGCAAAGTCCGGTGTCGATGGTGTCTACAACGCAGATCCGCGCAAGGATCCAAACGCAACTAAGTTCGACACAATTTCTTATAACGAAGTTCTTCAGAAGTCACTCGCCGTTGCAGATGCAGCAGCCTTTAGCCTCTGCCGCGAGAACCACCTACCTATCGTGGTCTTCGACTTGATGACCAACGGAAATATCGGCCGCGCAGTTCGCGGTGAAAAGATTGGAACTCTCGTTTCTTAA
- the tsf gene encoding translation elongation factor Ts produces MANYSADDVKRLREATAAGMLDCKKALDEAEGDYDKAVEIIRVKGLKGVTKREGRLTSNGLVVAKVQGEVGVMLELNCETDFVAKGERFIALGDELVEHLVSSKSADVAAFLSSTMANGKTVQAVIDEGNATLGEKIEIRNVAVIEGPVGLYLHKTSPDLPPQVGVLVSLAKEAAEVGRDVAQHIAAFAPRFVNREDVPADLIETERRLAEETAIAEGKPEASLSKIIEGRVTGFVKEVSLIEQAFAKDAKKTVKQILDEAGTAVKAFHRFRVGQ; encoded by the coding sequence ATGGCTAACTATTCAGCAGATGATGTAAAGCGTCTTCGCGAAGCAACTGCAGCAGGAATGCTCGATTGCAAGAAGGCACTTGATGAAGCAGAAGGTGATTACGACAAGGCTGTCGAAATCATTCGCGTAAAGGGACTTAAGGGCGTTACAAAGCGCGAAGGTCGCCTTACTTCAAATGGTTTGGTTGTTGCAAAGGTTCAGGGCGAAGTTGGTGTCATGCTCGAACTCAACTGCGAGACAGACTTCGTTGCAAAGGGCGAGCGTTTTATCGCACTTGGCGATGAACTCGTAGAGCACCTCGTTTCATCTAAGTCAGCAGATGTTGCTGCATTCCTTTCATCAACAATGGCTAACGGCAAGACCGTTCAGGCTGTAATCGATGAAGGAAACGCAACATTGGGCGAGAAGATTGAAATTCGTAACGTTGCAGTTATCGAAGGTCCAGTCGGTCTCTACCTTCACAAGACAAGCCCAGATTTGCCTCCTCAGGTTGGCGTCTTGGTTTCACTTGCTAAGGAAGCAGCTGAAGTCGGTCGTGATGTTGCACAGCACATCGCAGCATTCGCACCACGTTTCGTTAACCGCGAAGATGTTCCAGCAGACCTCATCGAGACAGAGCGTCGTCTTGCAGAAGAGACAGCTATTGCCGAAGGTAAGCCAGAAGCATCTCTTTCAAAGATCATCGAAGGTCGCGTCACCGGTTTTGTGAAGGAAGTTTCACTAATCGAGCAGGCTTTCGCTAAGGATGCAAAGAAGACTGTTAAGCAGATTCTCGATGAGGCAGGAACCGCTGTTAAGGCATTCCATCGCTTCCGCGTGGGTCAATAA
- the rpsB gene encoding 30S ribosomal protein S2, whose amino-acid sequence MAVVTMRELLDSGVHFGHQTRRWNPKMKRFIFTERNGIYIIDIQQSLALIDSAYAFVKETVAKGGHVLFVGTKKQAHKPIIDQAARVGMPTVTERWLGGMLTNFPTVYKRIQRLKELEALETANDLLLTKKELLVLRREREKLFKNLDGIRHMTKLPSAIWVVDTKKEHLAVQEAKKLGIPVIAILDTNCDPDEVDFKIPGNDDAIRSIELLTRVITDAIAEGLKARSAAAPAPVATAEAVSEQLANEMLSAVPAEAVTTGDVSEAK is encoded by the coding sequence ATGGCAGTAGTAACAATGCGCGAACTCCTCGACAGCGGAGTCCACTTCGGACACCAGACTCGTCGTTGGAATCCAAAGATGAAGCGTTTTATTTTCACAGAACGCAATGGCATTTACATCATCGACATCCAGCAGTCACTTGCACTTATCGATTCTGCATACGCATTCGTTAAGGAGACAGTTGCTAAGGGTGGCCACGTCCTATTCGTAGGAACAAAGAAGCAGGCTCACAAGCCAATCATCGATCAAGCAGCTCGCGTTGGAATGCCAACAGTTACAGAGCGCTGGTTGGGTGGAATGCTTACAAACTTCCCAACTGTCTATAAGCGTATTCAGCGCCTCAAGGAGCTCGAAGCTCTCGAGACAGCTAACGACCTTTTGCTTACAAAGAAGGAACTTCTTGTTCTTCGCCGTGAGCGCGAAAAGCTTTTCAAGAACCTCGACGGTATCCGTCACATGACCAAGTTGCCTTCAGCAATCTGGGTTGTCGATACCAAGAAGGAGCACCTCGCAGTACAGGAAGCTAAAAAGCTTGGCATTCCAGTTATCGCTATCCTCGATACAAACTGCGATCCAGACGAAGTTGATTTCAAGATTCCTGGTAACGACGATGCAATCCGTTCAATCGAATTGCTAACACGCGTCATCACAGATGCAATTGCAGAAGGCCTTAAGGCACGTTCTGCAGCAGCTCCAGCACCTGTAGCAACTGCAGAAGCAGTGTCCGAACAATTAGCAAACGAGATGTTGTCCGCGGTTCCAGCTGAAGCTGTGACTACTGGCGATGTGTCTGAAGCGAAGTAG
- a CDS encoding tyrosine recombinase XerC, with product MSDFEGIRQGYTRYLEKERNLSTHTVRAYLGDLESFLSHLEMQKVNQISELTIAHIRSWLANQQVKGGARTTLSRRAVSIRLFTKWATKNGYLTKDVGATLATPKGHRTLPEVLTISDASIAMDSLATRVAEEETPLSKRDCAILEVLYASGARVSELCGLDLDDVDYNRNTIRVLGKGNKERTIPLGAPAIKALNDWLKNGRPSVATNKSARAVFLGSRGGRIDQRTVRTIVYEALSALEGVERMGPHALRHSAATHLLEGGADLRTVQEILGHASLATTQIYTHVSTERLQKAFKQAHPRA from the coding sequence ATGTCTGACTTCGAGGGGATACGCCAGGGATATACCCGCTACCTCGAGAAAGAACGCAATCTTTCAACCCATACAGTGCGTGCCTATCTGGGAGATCTTGAAAGTTTTCTCAGCCACCTCGAGATGCAGAAAGTTAATCAAATCTCAGAACTCACCATTGCGCATATTCGCTCTTGGTTAGCTAATCAGCAGGTAAAAGGGGGAGCGCGCACAACGCTTTCGCGTAGGGCTGTCTCTATACGCCTCTTTACTAAGTGGGCGACGAAGAATGGTTACCTCACCAAAGATGTGGGGGCAACCCTTGCTACACCCAAAGGTCATAGAACTCTGCCCGAAGTGCTGACTATTTCTGATGCTTCTATAGCGATGGATTCACTTGCCACTCGCGTCGCTGAGGAAGAAACTCCACTATCAAAGCGCGACTGTGCAATTCTCGAAGTTCTCTATGCGTCAGGTGCTCGCGTCTCTGAACTGTGTGGCCTTGACCTCGATGATGTCGATTACAACCGCAACACAATTCGCGTATTGGGTAAAGGAAATAAAGAGCGCACAATTCCTTTAGGTGCACCTGCAATCAAGGCACTCAACGACTGGCTGAAGAATGGTCGACCATCTGTTGCCACCAATAAATCTGCCCGCGCCGTTTTTCTTGGTTCACGTGGTGGGCGCATTGATCAGCGCACTGTTCGAACAATTGTGTATGAAGCGCTCTCTGCTTTAGAAGGAGTTGAACGAATGGGGCCACATGCACTACGACATTCGGCGGCAACACATTTACTTGAAGGGGGAGCTGACCTTCGAACCGTCCAAGAAATCTTGGGCCACGCATCCCTTGCAACAACCCAGATCTACACCCACGTTTCGACCGAAAGATTGCAAAAGGCTTTCAAACAGGCTCATCCAAGGGCCTAA
- a CDS encoding helix-turn-helix domain-containing protein produces MTARLAGKRFSQAESSQWLSERLLKLNISSYEEFAALVDIDRGTLSRYFRQERRPSIDVIAPLCEVLEVSPETLLIALGAIDRKS; encoded by the coding sequence ATGACAGCGAGACTTGCAGGTAAAAGATTCTCGCAAGCTGAATCTTCGCAGTGGCTGTCAGAGAGATTGCTTAAACTCAATATTTCATCGTACGAAGAATTTGCTGCACTCGTGGATATTGATCGCGGAACTCTTTCTCGTTACTTTCGTCAAGAGCGCAGACCTTCAATTGATGTGATCGCACCACTGTGCGAAGTTTTAGAAGTATCGCCTGAGACTCTTCTGATTGCGCTTGGCGCGATTGATAGAAAGAGCTAG
- the cimA gene encoding citramalate synthase, producing MSFDKEAIHIYDTTLRDGAQQEGLNLSVHDKLTIARHLDDLGVGFIEGGWPGANPKDTEFFALAKKELKLKNATFVAFGATRRPNVKAADDVLLGALRDSGAPAVTLVAKSYDRHVDLALKTTLDENLAMIRDSVKHLRDEGQRVFLDAEHFFDGYRANRAYALEVIRVAMEAGADVAALCDTNGGMLPDEIADVVHDVLGATSARLGIHCHNDTGCAVANSMAAVAAGATHIQGTLNGYGERTGNADLVTIIANLELKKKKEVLPQNALRESFRISHAVAEVTNISPSPRQPYTGVSAFAHKAGLHASAIKVDPSLYQHEDPASVGNDMRMLVSDMAGRASIELKSMELGVDLGGDRELIGRVVDRVKEMESRGFTFEAADASFELLLREEATGKRPSFFTIDHWLTTTERDEKNSIITKAEVTVTAQGKEITCSGAGNGPVNAFDNALRDGLNQLYPELASLELTDYKVRILEGRLGTGAVTRVLVETSDGKGEWNTVGVHENVIAASAMALEDALTFGLLRQGRKPE from the coding sequence ATGTCATTTGATAAAGAGGCAATCCATATCTATGACACCACTCTTCGCGATGGTGCACAGCAAGAAGGTCTAAATCTCTCTGTCCATGACAAGCTCACGATTGCGCGCCACCTTGATGATCTAGGTGTTGGCTTTATCGAAGGCGGATGGCCTGGTGCTAATCCAAAGGACACAGAATTCTTTGCACTCGCAAAGAAAGAGCTCAAACTTAAGAATGCAACATTCGTAGCTTTCGGTGCGACCCGTCGCCCAAACGTAAAGGCGGCCGACGATGTTCTTCTTGGCGCACTCCGTGATTCAGGAGCACCTGCAGTAACTCTCGTTGCAAAGTCATATGACCGCCACGTTGATCTAGCTCTCAAGACAACTCTCGATGAGAACCTGGCAATGATCCGCGACTCAGTAAAGCACCTTCGCGATGAAGGACAACGCGTATTTCTTGATGCTGAACACTTCTTCGATGGCTACCGCGCTAATCGCGCATACGCTCTTGAAGTTATCCGCGTAGCGATGGAAGCAGGAGCCGATGTTGCAGCTTTATGCGATACCAACGGTGGAATGCTTCCTGATGAAATCGCAGATGTTGTTCACGATGTACTGGGCGCAACTTCAGCCCGTCTTGGAATTCACTGCCACAACGACACCGGTTGCGCAGTCGCAAACTCAATGGCTGCAGTAGCTGCAGGGGCAACACACATCCAAGGAACTCTCAATGGTTATGGCGAACGTACAGGCAACGCCGATTTAGTTACGATCATTGCAAATCTTGAACTTAAGAAGAAGAAGGAAGTACTTCCTCAGAACGCACTCCGTGAATCCTTCCGCATCTCACACGCCGTTGCTGAAGTCACCAATATTTCTCCATCACCACGTCAGCCATATACAGGTGTATCGGCATTTGCTCACAAGGCAGGTCTTCACGCATCTGCAATCAAGGTAGATCCATCGCTTTATCAGCATGAAGATCCAGCATCTGTCGGAAACGATATGCGCATGCTCGTTTCAGATATGGCTGGGCGTGCTTCTATCGAACTTAAGTCAATGGAACTCGGCGTTGATCTTGGTGGAGACCGCGAACTCATTGGTCGAGTTGTCGATCGCGTAAAAGAGATGGAATCACGCGGCTTTACCTTTGAAGCAGCCGATGCTTCCTTCGAACTTCTTCTTCGCGAAGAAGCAACTGGAAAGCGTCCATCGTTCTTCACTATTGATCACTGGCTCACCACAACCGAACGCGATGAAAAGAACTCAATCATCACTAAAGCAGAAGTAACAGTTACTGCTCAAGGCAAAGAAATCACATGCTCAGGTGCAGGAAACGGCCCTGTCAACGCATTCGATAATGCACTTCGTGATGGACTCAATCAGCTTTACCCAGAATTGGCTTCACTCGAACTCACCGATTACAAGGTTCGCATCCTCGAAGGTCGTCTGGGCACTGGCGCAGTAACCCGTGTGCTTGTTGAAACCTCTGATGGCAAAGGCGAGTGGAATACCGTCGGAGTTCACGAAAACGTCATCGCAGCCTCAGCCATGGCTCTCGAAGATGCGCTGACATTTGGCCTATTAAGACAGGGTCGCAAACCCGAATAA
- a CDS encoding branched-chain amino acid aminotransferase: protein MKITLNPHAVPTAEREEKVANCGFGKYYTDHMVVCEWTEAGGWEEPELKPYGPITLDPATAVFHYGQEIFEGMKAYRQPDGGIALFRPEANARRFARSAQRLALPEMPEELFLETVHALVKQDAGWTPGKVGEALYIRPFMIATEVGLGVRPTNKATYLLIATPAGAYFDPSKAVSVWISTEYVRAAQGGTGEAKCGGNYAASLVAQKAAAKEGCDQVVWIDAKERKWIEEMGGMNLYFVKGKGADATVITPKLTGTLLPGITRDSILSVAKDLGYKTEEVMLSIDDWREGVTSGDISEIFACGTAAVVSPVGQAKSAMGTWVTGDGQPGPITMQIRNHLLAIQHGTTEDKHGWVQKVAL, encoded by the coding sequence ATGAAGATCACTCTCAATCCACATGCAGTTCCAACAGCAGAGCGCGAAGAAAAGGTCGCTAACTGTGGTTTTGGAAAGTATTACACCGATCATATGGTCGTCTGCGAGTGGACTGAAGCTGGTGGTTGGGAAGAGCCAGAGTTAAAGCCTTACGGCCCAATCACTTTGGATCCTGCAACTGCTGTTTTTCATTATGGGCAAGAAATCTTCGAAGGAATGAAGGCATACCGCCAACCTGATGGCGGTATTGCACTCTTCCGTCCCGAAGCAAATGCTCGACGCTTTGCACGTTCTGCGCAGCGCTTGGCACTTCCTGAAATGCCAGAAGAGTTATTCCTCGAAACTGTTCATGCACTTGTTAAGCAAGATGCAGGTTGGACTCCAGGAAAAGTTGGCGAAGCGCTCTACATTCGCCCCTTCATGATTGCTACCGAAGTTGGTCTTGGAGTTCGCCCTACAAATAAGGCGACCTACCTTCTAATCGCAACTCCAGCTGGCGCTTACTTTGATCCATCAAAGGCTGTCTCTGTCTGGATTTCTACTGAGTATGTCCGTGCAGCACAAGGCGGAACAGGTGAAGCAAAGTGCGGTGGAAACTACGCAGCTTCACTCGTTGCACAGAAGGCTGCAGCTAAAGAAGGCTGCGATCAAGTTGTTTGGATTGATGCAAAAGAACGTAAGTGGATTGAAGAGATGGGCGGCATGAACCTTTACTTCGTAAAGGGCAAGGGCGCTGATGCAACTGTCATCACTCCAAAGCTAACCGGAACTCTTCTTCCCGGAATTACTCGCGACTCAATCCTGTCTGTGGCTAAAGATCTTGGCTACAAGACCGAAGAAGTCATGCTCTCTATCGATGATTGGCGCGAAGGCGTTACATCTGGAGATATCTCTGAAATCTTTGCATGCGGTACTGCCGCAGTTGTCTCTCCAGTAGGACAAGCAAAATCTGCAATGGGTACTTGGGTAACAGGAGATGGACAACCTGGTCCAATCACAATGCAGATTCGTAACCACCTGCTCGCTATTCAACATGGAACAACAGAAGATAAGCACGGCTGGGTTCAGAAGGTCGCGCTCTAA
- a CDS encoding 3-isopropylmalate dehydrogenase has product MSRTINLAVIPGDGIGTEVVGEGLKVLDVVAAKYGVTFNKTHYDLGAGYWHRTGEVLPDSVLAELAKSDVILLGAVGDPTVPSGVLERGLLLKLRFAFDHYINLRPAKLMPGVTGPLATKAPIDFVVVREGTEGPYVGAGGVLAEGTDAEIATEESLNTRRGAERVIRDAFVRASARDRKKLTLVHKNNVLTRAGGLWTRTFNEVAKEYPGITTDYLHVDAASMFFVTNPERFDVVVTDNLFGDILTDIAAAICGGIGLAASGNINPTGKFPSMFEPVHGSAPDIAGKNLADPTATVMSVAMMLDHLGLADAARDVEKAVATDLLSRGDSKRGTTEIGSALAELVK; this is encoded by the coding sequence ATGTCACGAACAATCAATCTTGCAGTTATTCCTGGCGACGGTATTGGTACCGAAGTTGTAGGCGAAGGTCTTAAGGTTCTTGATGTTGTTGCCGCTAAGTACGGCGTGACATTCAATAAGACTCACTACGACCTAGGTGCTGGCTACTGGCACCGCACAGGTGAAGTTCTTCCTGATTCAGTTCTTGCAGAGCTCGCCAAGTCAGATGTCATCTTGCTCGGCGCAGTGGGGGACCCAACAGTTCCTAGCGGTGTTCTCGAGCGTGGGTTACTTCTTAAGCTGCGCTTCGCCTTTGATCACTACATCAATCTTCGCCCAGCGAAGTTGATGCCTGGTGTGACAGGGCCACTTGCTACAAAGGCGCCTATCGATTTCGTCGTAGTTCGCGAAGGAACTGAAGGCCCATACGTTGGCGCAGGCGGAGTTCTTGCCGAAGGCACCGACGCTGAAATTGCAACGGAAGAATCACTCAACACTCGTCGTGGTGCTGAGCGCGTAATCCGTGATGCATTTGTTCGCGCATCAGCTCGCGATCGCAAGAAGCTCACACTCGTACATAAGAACAACGTTCTTACTCGTGCAGGTGGACTATGGACTCGTACCTTTAACGAAGTCGCTAAGGAGTACCCAGGCATCACTACTGATTACTTGCACGTCGATGCAGCTTCAATGTTCTTCGTAACTAACCCAGAGCGTTTTGATGTCGTTGTCACAGATAACCTTTTCGGAGATATCTTGACTGATATTGCAGCAGCTATCTGTGGTGGTATCGGACTTGCAGCTTCAGGCAATATCAATCCAACAGGTAAATTCCCATCTATGTTCGAACCTGTACACGGCTCAGCTCCAGATATCGCTGGAAAGAACTTGGCTGACCCAACTGCGACTGTAATGTCTGTTGCGATGATGTTGGATCACCTTGGGCTAGCTGATGCAGCACGCGATGTAGAAAAGGCAGTTGCTACTGACCTACTCTCACGCGGTGATTCAAAGCGTGGCACAACCGAAATCGGTTCAGCGTTAGCAGAATTGGTGAAGTAA
- the serA gene encoding phosphoglycerate dehydrogenase, whose protein sequence is MITKKEVQRVAKPVVLIAEELSAATLDALGPDFEVRNCDGANRPELLAALGAGVDAVLIRSATKMDAEAIAAAKGLKVIARAGVGLDNVDIPAATAAGVMVVNAPTSNIVSAAELAISLLLASARFISPAHAALKNGKWARSKYTGAELFEKTLGVVGFGRIGQLVAHRMQAFGMNVVAYDPYLQPAKAAQLGVELVELDELLKRSDFITIHLPKTKETANLIGVEALKKVKKEVRIINAARGGVLDEAALYDAIVEGRVAGAGLDVYVTEPCTDSPLFQLDQVVATPHLGASTDEAQERAGIAVAVSVRKALAGELVPDAVNVKGGAIHDEIRPSLPLVEKMAQIAAAIAGETPVSMEITVKGDISGHDSSVLAISALKGALVAAGIESVSYVNAPGLASERGLTSTVTTTPDSPEYRSMISLHAALSNGKSVKVDGTLMGIRKVEKIIAIDNFDLDLPPTDNLLFLRYADKPGVVGAVGNALGTAKINIAGMQVARESAGGSALMALTVDSAVTDAVTEALKKEIGADLVRSVTLVN, encoded by the coding sequence ATGATTACAAAGAAGGAAGTGCAGCGCGTGGCTAAACCCGTCGTTCTGATTGCTGAAGAACTCAGCGCTGCAACGCTCGATGCTCTAGGTCCTGACTTTGAAGTTCGTAACTGCGATGGTGCAAACCGTCCAGAACTTCTAGCTGCCCTCGGTGCAGGCGTTGACGCTGTTCTGATTCGTTCTGCAACCAAGATGGATGCGGAAGCGATTGCTGCAGCAAAGGGCCTTAAGGTCATTGCTCGCGCAGGTGTTGGTCTCGACAACGTTGATATTCCAGCTGCAACTGCAGCAGGCGTCATGGTTGTTAACGCACCAACATCAAATATCGTTTCTGCTGCAGAACTAGCAATCTCTTTGCTTCTTGCTTCAGCACGTTTTATCTCACCAGCACACGCTGCACTTAAGAACGGAAAGTGGGCGCGCTCTAAGTACACAGGCGCTGAACTCTTTGAGAAGACTCTTGGTGTAGTTGGTTTTGGTCGTATTGGTCAGTTGGTTGCTCATCGCATGCAGGCATTCGGAATGAACGTCGTTGCATACGATCCCTACCTACAGCCAGCGAAGGCTGCGCAACTTGGCGTCGAACTCGTTGAGCTCGATGAACTCTTGAAGCGCTCTGACTTCATCACCATTCACCTTCCAAAGACTAAAGAGACTGCAAACCTCATTGGCGTCGAGGCGCTCAAGAAGGTTAAGAAGGAAGTTCGCATCATCAATGCCGCACGCGGTGGAGTACTTGATGAAGCAGCTCTCTACGATGCAATCGTCGAAGGTCGCGTTGCAGGCGCTGGACTTGATGTTTATGTCACCGAACCATGCACGGATTCACCTTTGTTCCAGCTTGATCAAGTTGTTGCTACGCCTCACCTTGGCGCTTCAACTGATGAAGCACAGGAGCGCGCAGGTATTGCAGTTGCTGTTTCAGTTCGCAAGGCACTTGCAGGCGAATTGGTACCAGATGCGGTCAACGTTAAGGGTGGAGCAATCCACGATGAGATCCGTCCATCACTTCCACTTGTTGAGAAGATGGCACAGATTGCCGCTGCAATCGCTGGCGAGACTCCTGTCTCAATGGAGATCACAGTCAAGGGCGATATCTCTGGACATGATTCATCAGTTCTAGCAATCAGCGCGCTTAAGGGCGCACTCGTCGCTGCAGGAATCGAATCTGTTAGTTACGTCAACGCACCTGGTCTTGCATCAGAGCGCGGACTTACATCAACAGTTACAACAACACCTGATAGCCCTGAATACCGCAGCATGATTTCATTGCATGCAGCGCTTTCAAATGGAAAGTCAGTCAAGGTTGATGGAACTTTAATGGGCATCCGTAAGGTTGAAAAGATTATTGCGATCGATAACTTTGATCTCGATCTTCCACCAACAGATAACCTCTTGTTCTTGCGTTATGCAGATAAGCCAGGTGTTGTAGGTGCAGTCGGAAACGCATTAGGAACCGCAAAGATCAACATTGCAGGAATGCAGGTTGCTCGTGAATCAGCAGGCGGAAGCGCTCTCATGGCACTTACCGTTGATTCAGCTGTCACTGATGCAGTGACTGAAGCGCTTAAGAAGGAAATCGGTGCAGATCTCGTTCGTTCAGTGACTTTGGTGAACTAA